One genomic window of Ottowia oryzae includes the following:
- the polA gene encoding DNA polymerase I: MLLVDGSSYLYRAYHAMPDLRADPADRASQPTGAIRGMINMLNSLRKDYPEAQHVACVFDASGPTFRDDIYPDYKAQRAPMPDDLRSQIEPIHEVVRLMGWPVLAVPGVEADDVIGTLAKAGEAQGLDVIISSGDKDLAQLVTPAITIIDTMSGKRRDLAGVQAEFGVAASQMLDYQTLVGDSVDNVPGVDKVGPKTAAKWLNEYGSLDAIVAQADKVKGAAGENLRKALDWLPIGRQLLHIRTDCDLAGHVDGLPALDSIAAGAEQTGALADFYEKYGFRTLAKALQGGGAAGGSQSSRAAAGAAPSPQDDLFGGLPASSHVGDAVDYETVLTWPQFDAWLARIEQADLTALDTETTSLDEMKARIVGLSLSVAPGQAAYIPLAHSGPDAPEQLPIDEVLARLKPWLENSARQKLGQHVKYDRHVFANHGIQVAGFVHDTMLQSYVLEVHRPHGLASLAERHLGRKGVSYEDLCGKGAHQIPFAQVPVDKAAHYACEDADQTLDVHLALWPKLAQDERLRGIYELEIATSEVLFKVERNGVLIDADQLRQQSHDLGQRILALEQEAHALAGQPFNLGSPKQIGEIFFTKLGLPVVKKTATGAPSTDEEVLEKLAEDYPLPARILEHRGLSKLKGTYTDKLPLMVDPATGRVHTHYAQAVAVTGRLSSNDPNLQNIPIRTPEGRRIREAFIAAPGHVIVSADYSQIELRIMAHLSDDAALLAAFTEGLDVHRATAAEVFGVEVAQVSSEQRRYAKVINFGLIYGMSAFGLARNLGIDNTAARNYIERYFERYPGVKRYMDETKLSAKSKGYVETVFGRRLYLPEINSPNGPRRSGAERAAINAPMQGTAADLIKKSMLAVQSALQKEKRATRMIMQVHDELVFEVPEAEVDWVKGEVPRLMAGVAELKVPLLAEVGVGPNWEQAH, from the coding sequence ATGCTGCTGGTGGACGGCTCCAGCTACCTGTACCGCGCCTACCACGCCATGCCCGACTTGCGCGCCGACCCGGCCGACCGCGCCAGCCAGCCCACCGGCGCCATCCGCGGCATGATCAACATGCTGAACAGCCTGCGCAAGGACTACCCCGAGGCGCAGCACGTGGCCTGCGTGTTCGACGCCTCCGGCCCCACCTTCCGCGACGACATTTACCCCGACTACAAGGCCCAGCGCGCGCCCATGCCGGACGATTTGCGCAGCCAGATCGAGCCAATCCACGAAGTGGTGCGCCTGATGGGCTGGCCGGTGCTGGCGGTGCCGGGCGTGGAGGCCGACGACGTGATCGGCACCCTGGCCAAGGCGGGCGAGGCGCAGGGGCTGGATGTGATCATCTCCAGCGGCGACAAGGACTTGGCGCAGCTGGTCACCCCCGCCATCACCATCATCGACACCATGAGCGGCAAGCGCCGCGACCTGGCCGGCGTGCAGGCCGAATTCGGCGTGGCCGCCAGCCAGATGCTGGACTACCAGACGCTGGTGGGCGACAGCGTGGACAACGTGCCCGGCGTGGACAAAGTGGGCCCCAAGACGGCGGCCAAGTGGCTGAACGAATACGGATCGCTGGACGCCATCGTTGCGCAGGCCGACAAGGTCAAGGGCGCCGCGGGCGAGAACCTGCGCAAGGCCTTGGACTGGCTGCCCATCGGCCGCCAGCTGCTGCACATCCGCACCGATTGCGATCTGGCCGGGCACGTCGATGGCCTGCCTGCTCTGGATTCGATAGCTGCTGGCGCAGAACAGACGGGCGCCCTGGCCGATTTTTATGAGAAATACGGCTTTCGCACGCTGGCCAAGGCGCTGCAGGGCGGGGGCGCTGCGGGGGGCAGCCAATCCAGCCGCGCCGCCGCAGGCGCCGCGCCGTCGCCGCAGGACGACCTGTTTGGCGGCCTGCCCGCCAGCTCGCACGTGGGCGATGCGGTGGACTATGAAACCGTGCTCACCTGGCCGCAGTTCGACGCCTGGCTGGCCCGCATCGAGCAGGCCGATCTCACGGCGCTGGACACCGAAACCACGTCGCTGGACGAGATGAAGGCGCGCATCGTCGGCCTATCGCTCAGCGTGGCGCCGGGCCAGGCGGCCTACATACCGCTCGCCCACAGCGGGCCCGACGCGCCCGAGCAGCTGCCGATCGACGAAGTGCTGGCGCGCCTCAAGCCCTGGCTTGAAAACTCCGCACGCCAAAAGCTGGGCCAGCACGTCAAGTACGACCGCCATGTGTTCGCCAACCACGGCATTCAGGTGGCCGGCTTCGTGCACGACACCATGCTGCAAAGCTACGTGCTGGAAGTGCACCGCCCGCACGGCCTGGCCAGCCTGGCGGAACGCCACCTGGGCCGCAAGGGCGTCAGCTACGAAGACCTGTGCGGCAAGGGAGCGCACCAAATTCCGTTTGCGCAAGTGCCGGTGGACAAGGCCGCGCACTACGCCTGCGAAGACGCCGACCAGACGCTGGATGTGCACCTGGCCCTGTGGCCCAAGCTGGCGCAGGACGAGCGGCTGCGCGGCATCTACGAGCTCGAAATTGCCACCAGCGAAGTGCTGTTCAAGGTAGAGCGCAACGGCGTGCTGATCGACGCCGACCAGCTGCGCCAGCAAAGCCACGATTTGGGCCAGCGCATCCTGGCGCTGGAGCAGGAGGCGCACGCGCTGGCCGGCCAGCCTTTCAATTTGGGCAGCCCCAAGCAGATTGGCGAGATCTTCTTCACCAAGCTGGGCCTGCCCGTCGTCAAGAAAACCGCCACCGGCGCGCCCAGCACCGACGAGGAAGTGCTGGAAAAGCTGGCTGAAGACTACCCGCTGCCCGCCCGCATCCTGGAGCACCGGGGCCTGTCCAAACTCAAGGGCACCTACACCGACAAGCTGCCGCTGATGGTCGACCCGGCCACCGGCCGCGTGCACACGCACTACGCGCAGGCCGTGGCGGTGACCGGGCGCCTGTCCAGTAACGATCCCAACCTGCAGAACATCCCCATCCGCACGCCCGAAGGCCGCCGCATCCGCGAAGCCTTCATCGCCGCACCGGGGCACGTCATCGTCAGCGCCGACTACAGCCAGATCGAACTGCGCATCATGGCCCACCTGTCAGACGACGCGGCGCTGCTGGCCGCCTTTACCGAGGGCCTGGACGTGCACCGCGCCACGGCGGCCGAGGTGTTTGGCGTTGAGGTGGCGCAAGTCAGCAGCGAGCAGCGCCGCTACGCCAAGGTCATCAACTTTGGCCTGATCTACGGCATGAGCGCGTTTGGTCTGGCGCGCAATCTGGGCATCGACAACACGGCGGCGCGCAACTACATCGAGCGCTATTTCGAGCGCTACCCCGGCGTCAAGCGCTACATGGACGAGACCAAGCTGTCGGCCAAGTCCAAGGGTTATGTCGAAACCGTGTTCGGCCGGCGTCTGTACCTACCCGAGATCAACAGCCCCAACGGCCCGCGCCGTTCGGGCGCCGAGCGCGCCGCCATCAACGCGCCGATGCAGGGCACGGCGGCCGACTTGATCAAGAAGTCCATGCTGGCTGTGCAGAGCGCGCTGCAAAAAGAAAAGCGCGCCACGCGCATGATCATGCAGGTGCACGACGAACTGGTGTTCGAGGTGCCCGAGGCCGAGGTCGATTGGGTCAAGGGCGAAGTGCCCCGGTTGATGGCCGGCGTGGCCGAGCTGAAGGTGCCTCTGCTGGCGGAAGTCGGCGTGGGGCCGAATTGGGAGCAGGCCCATTGA
- a CDS encoding Eco57I restriction-modification methylase domain-containing protein — protein sequence MNIDATRFQQLLSQFKLPQLFNELGWDQPALKAQTIHAGGAAFTLTPIAHKRGVAVLRCSPDASGKIPPRPVLLKIEHEARKLAHEHLLVFADADETMLTWLWVLRAPGQPASTRTHTWHKGQSGEALRQKLSQIVWSLEAEEAITLTDVITGLRRAFDRDRVSKSFYDKFKAQHDAFAAFITGLNQTADRAWYASLMLNRLMFVYFIQKKGFLDGDENYLQNRMTQVQQAAGKGQFHSFYRQFLRRLFHEGLGQPQPRDAGLNQLIGERIPYLNGGLFDVHELEAAHHDIDVPDEAFEQLFAFFDAWDWHLDDRPLKSGKEINPDVLGYIFEKYINQKQMGAYYTKEDITEYISKNTVIPHLLEQARERCKVAFEGESSVWKLLQAEPDRYIYPAMKAEDALPTETERELADRRHRCQDLRNKLARGEVKSADDLITLNLDIRQFMQDVIDTATGPELLRAVWQAIVGRVPEKSNEKFRHGITILDPTCGSGAFLFAALGVLEPLYAACLDRMAGFVEDAQKLGKPAEPDFVKVLDEVKKHPSPDYYIYKSIILHNLFGVDIMAEAVEICKLRLFLKLVSQVDKGQQLEPLPDIDFNIRTGNTLVGYATEAQFDTSGDLASDQQHKSDIKADIADLADLFTRFREQQTVQGGKVTAQDKHTLRDKLKGLSLELDRYLARDYGIDPDKSKALYAWRSSHQPFHWFAEFYGVMSAGGFDVVIGNPPYISTRKVTDYSVRGYKTASCTDIYAWCLEKVMEIAGPKAHTGMIVFLSLAFSNDFGVLRQLIYGKYQKNWFSHYSNIPSSLFDGVGIRNVVHIGKIGDSNTANQNYTSRLHRWFRAARPHLFAALSYASFTPKLWQGRIPKLNTQKLIDAFEQKLGNETLQLSLSRRATPYPLNFRNSARNFLSFAYDEAPCFDQRGKQIPHTGYGKLYITDSEIRDLAFLLLNGKITWAFWIAIGDDFHVTPSTMADLPLNLQRVRVEKRSGLRVIVPELKAAIKKAEQFKLNAGKRVGNYNLGKCRGVTDKSDIALLKAFGMEAVWDDLELLYSQTVTPDFEDGADDGA from the coding sequence ATGAATATCGACGCCACCCGCTTTCAGCAGCTGCTGAGCCAATTCAAGCTGCCTCAACTGTTCAACGAACTCGGTTGGGACCAACCCGCGCTGAAGGCTCAAACTATCCATGCGGGTGGCGCGGCCTTCACGCTCACACCCATCGCCCACAAGCGCGGCGTGGCCGTGCTGCGCTGCTCGCCAGACGCCAGCGGCAAGATTCCGCCCCGCCCCGTGCTGCTCAAGATCGAGCACGAAGCCCGCAAGCTCGCCCATGAACATCTGCTGGTCTTTGCCGACGCGGACGAAACCATGCTCACCTGGCTGTGGGTGCTGCGCGCGCCGGGCCAGCCCGCCAGTACCCGCACCCATACCTGGCACAAGGGGCAAAGCGGCGAAGCGCTGCGTCAGAAGCTCTCGCAAATCGTCTGGTCGCTGGAAGCAGAAGAGGCCATCACCCTCACCGACGTCATCACCGGCCTGCGCAGGGCTTTCGACCGCGACAGGGTCTCCAAGAGCTTCTACGACAAGTTCAAGGCCCAGCACGACGCCTTTGCCGCCTTCATCACCGGCCTGAACCAGACGGCAGACCGAGCCTGGTACGCCTCGCTCATGCTCAACCGGCTGATGTTCGTCTATTTCATCCAGAAGAAGGGGTTTCTGGACGGCGACGAAAACTATCTGCAAAACCGCATGACCCAGGTGCAGCAGGCGGCGGGCAAAGGCCAGTTCCACAGCTTCTACCGCCAGTTTCTGCGCCGCCTGTTCCACGAAGGGCTGGGCCAGCCCCAACCGCGCGACGCGGGCCTGAACCAACTGATTGGCGAGCGCATCCCCTATCTGAACGGCGGCCTGTTCGACGTGCATGAACTCGAAGCCGCTCATCACGACATCGACGTTCCCGACGAAGCCTTCGAACAACTGTTTGCATTCTTCGACGCCTGGGACTGGCACCTGGACGACCGCCCACTGAAAAGCGGCAAGGAAATCAACCCCGACGTGCTCGGCTATATCTTCGAGAAGTACATCAACCAGAAGCAAATGGGGGCGTACTACACCAAGGAAGACATTACCGAATACATCAGCAAGAACACCGTCATCCCGCACCTGCTGGAGCAGGCGCGCGAGCGCTGCAAGGTGGCGTTCGAGGGCGAATCATCGGTGTGGAAGCTGCTCCAGGCCGAGCCAGATCGCTACATCTACCCGGCCATGAAGGCCGAGGACGCATTGCCCACAGAAACCGAGCGCGAACTGGCCGACCGCCGCCACCGCTGCCAAGACCTGCGCAACAAACTTGCGCGGGGTGAAGTCAAGTCTGCCGACGACCTCATCACGCTGAATCTGGATATCCGCCAGTTCATGCAGGACGTGATCGACACCGCCACCGGCCCCGAACTGCTGCGCGCCGTGTGGCAGGCCATTGTGGGCCGCGTGCCGGAGAAGTCGAACGAGAAATTCCGCCACGGCATCACCATCCTCGACCCGACCTGCGGCTCGGGCGCATTTCTATTCGCCGCGCTGGGTGTGCTGGAGCCGTTGTATGCAGCCTGCCTGGATCGCATGGCAGGTTTTGTCGAAGACGCTCAGAAACTCGGCAAACCCGCCGAACCAGATTTTGTGAAAGTTCTGGATGAGGTGAAGAAACACCCATCGCCCGACTACTACATCTACAAAAGCATCATCCTGCACAACCTTTTCGGCGTGGACATCATGGCCGAGGCAGTGGAGATTTGTAAGCTGCGCTTGTTCCTCAAGCTCGTCTCGCAGGTGGACAAAGGCCAGCAACTGGAGCCGCTGCCCGACATCGACTTCAACATCCGCACAGGCAATACGCTGGTCGGCTACGCGACCGAAGCGCAGTTCGATACATCGGGCGACCTGGCCAGTGACCAGCAGCACAAATCCGACATCAAGGCGGACATTGCCGATTTGGCCGACCTGTTCACCCGATTTCGCGAACAGCAAACCGTGCAAGGCGGCAAGGTCACGGCGCAGGACAAGCACACGCTGCGCGACAAGCTCAAGGGCTTGAGCCTGGAACTCGACCGCTATCTGGCACGGGATTACGGCATCGACCCGGATAAATCGAAGGCACTCTATGCCTGGCGCTCAAGCCACCAGCCTTTTCACTGGTTCGCCGAGTTCTACGGCGTGATGAGCGCGGGTGGATTTGATGTGGTCATCGGCAATCCTCCTTATATTTCTACGCGCAAGGTTACTGATTATTCAGTGCGCGGCTACAAAACCGCATCATGCACAGACATTTATGCCTGGTGTTTGGAAAAGGTCATGGAAATTGCAGGCCCAAAAGCGCATACAGGTATGATTGTCTTTTTGAGTCTTGCGTTCAGTAATGATTTTGGCGTTTTGCGGCAGTTAATTTACGGTAAATATCAGAAAAATTGGTTTTCTCACTACAGCAACATTCCTTCCAGTTTGTTCGACGGCGTTGGCATCCGCAATGTAGTTCACATCGGTAAAATCGGCGATAGCAACACAGCGAACCAAAACTATACATCACGCCTGCATCGCTGGTTCAGAGCTGCCCGTCCACATCTATTCGCTGCGCTATCTTATGCCAGTTTCACGCCGAAGCTTTGGCAAGGACGTATCCCCAAGCTCAACACGCAGAAGTTGATTGATGCTTTTGAGCAAAAGTTGGGCAACGAAACGCTTCAGCTTTCGTTGAGCCGCCGAGCAACACCCTATCCGTTGAACTTTAGAAACTCCGCACGCAACTTTTTGTCCTTCGCATATGATGAAGCACCGTGCTTTGACCAGAGGGGAAAACAGATTCCACACACGGGCTACGGAAAACTCTATATCACTGATTCAGAAATACGGGATTTGGCATTTCTTCTGTTGAATGGAAAAATTACGTGGGCTTTTTGGATAGCTATCGGCGACGACTTCCATGTCACTCCTTCGACCATGGCCGACTTGCCATTAAATTTGCAGAGAGTTCGGGTCGAAAAACGTTCTGGCCTCAGAGTTATTGTTCCTGAGCTGAAGGCGGCAATCAAAAAGGCAGAACAGTTCAAGCTCAATGCCGGCAAGCGCGTGGGCAATTACAACTTGGGAAAGTGTCGCGGTGTCACCGACAAATCAGACATTGCTCTCTTGAAAGCCTTTGGCATGGAGGCAGTGTGGGACGACTTGGAATTGCTCTACTCGCAAACGGTCACCCCCGACTTTGAAGACGGCGCGGACGATGGAGCATGA
- a CDS encoding helicase-related protein encodes MKSGEERRGEENGTCRLLVGMHVSPSEELRHALRHQNDDELLDNQTAQRDKRRIAEEFRQQLTFGAPSNGDEAALRQLAAQIHSGQLTVKVYLRHPLHAKLYLLFTPQFPNNPVTGFLGSSNLTLAGLSKQGELNVDVLEHDACNKLAAWFDDRWNDRWCVDISKELATIIDESWAGERLLPPYHVYLKMAYHLAQEARAGLTEFRIPAIFSGTLFDFQTAAVKIAAHHLNKRGGVLIGDVVGLGKSMMATALAKVFEDDYHTETLVICPKNLVPMWEDYVHRYRLHAKVLSLSRVINELPEKTRRYRLVLIDESHNLRNKDGKRWKVIREYIERNESLTVLLSATPYNKTYLDLSAQLGLFLNEDADIGIRPEHLLKDLGGEHEFIRRHQCGVRTLAAFEKSDIPDDWRELMRLYMVRRTRGFIMQHYAQQDEHGKYLLFADGRKSYFPKRVPKSLGFAIDETNPEDPYARFYSNTVVGTINDLLLPRYGLGNYIAPKPKTPPTPQQNKIIDGLSRAGTRLMGFCRTNLFKRLESAGPAFILSIERHILRNFIVLHAVENGLDIPLGTQGAELLDTRHYDEDPDGVLADEEGDEEADTTSSNGLRTEADYRTRATQAYAAYSGPLKSRFKWLPGALFKKTLAKDLLADAHALLGVLRTCGNWQPQADAKLAALAELIEKQHPKDKLLIFTQFADTARYLNTQLAARGMLQVAEATGQSADPTALAWRFSPQSNDKRQQVKKADELRVLIATDVLSEGQNLQDAHIIVNYDLPWAIIRLIQRAGRVDRIGQQSDTILCYSFVPADGVERLIRLRARVRQRLIENAEVVGSDETFFDDDSDDDDRLIRDLYTEKNGILDDDGDTEVDLASYAWQIWKNATDADPSLAATIESLPNVVYATKAHTATPAAPQGVLVYLRTDQGNDALAWVDESGQPVTQSQFTILKAAACAADTPALPRTDNHHALTQQGMAHIAEEEKSTGGALGRPSGARFKTYERIKRWRERQGSTRDLFITEDHIRRIDKALEDIYRYPLYQSATDTLNRQLKAGINDHDLIDLVFSLREDGRLCLVDEQDQQREPRLICSLGLA; translated from the coding sequence ATGAAATCAGGAGAGGAGAGGAGAGGAGAGGAGAATGGAACATGCCGCCTGCTGGTCGGTATGCATGTCTCGCCCAGTGAAGAACTGCGCCACGCCTTACGTCACCAAAACGACGACGAACTTCTAGACAATCAAACGGCGCAGCGCGACAAGCGCCGCATCGCCGAAGAGTTCCGCCAGCAACTCACCTTCGGCGCCCCGTCCAACGGGGACGAAGCCGCCTTGCGGCAACTGGCCGCACAAATCCATTCTGGCCAACTGACCGTCAAGGTCTATCTGCGCCACCCGCTGCACGCCAAGCTCTACCTGCTATTCACGCCGCAGTTCCCCAACAACCCCGTCACGGGTTTCCTCGGCAGCTCCAACCTCACGCTCGCGGGCCTTTCCAAACAGGGCGAACTCAACGTTGACGTGCTGGAGCACGATGCCTGCAACAAGCTGGCCGCGTGGTTCGATGACCGCTGGAACGACCGCTGGTGCGTCGACATCTCCAAGGAACTGGCGACCATCATCGACGAAAGCTGGGCGGGCGAGCGCCTGTTACCGCCCTATCACGTCTATTTGAAGATGGCCTACCACCTCGCGCAGGAAGCGAGGGCCGGGCTCACGGAATTCCGCATTCCCGCGATCTTCAGCGGCACGCTGTTCGACTTCCAGACCGCCGCCGTCAAGATCGCCGCGCACCACCTCAACAAGCGCGGTGGCGTGCTGATCGGCGACGTGGTGGGCCTGGGCAAGTCGATGATGGCCACGGCGCTGGCCAAGGTCTTCGAAGACGACTATCACACCGAAACCCTCGTCATCTGCCCCAAGAACCTGGTGCCAATGTGGGAGGACTACGTCCACCGCTACCGCCTGCACGCCAAGGTGCTGTCGCTGTCTAGGGTCATCAATGAGTTGCCAGAGAAAACCCGGCGCTACCGGCTGGTACTGATCGACGAATCGCACAACCTGCGCAACAAGGACGGCAAGCGATGGAAGGTCATCCGCGAATACATCGAACGCAACGAAAGCCTCACCGTCCTGCTCTCGGCCACGCCGTACAACAAGACCTACCTCGACCTCTCGGCGCAACTCGGCCTGTTCCTGAATGAAGACGCCGACATCGGCATCCGCCCCGAACACCTCCTCAAAGACCTGGGCGGCGAGCACGAATTCATCCGCCGCCACCAATGCGGCGTGCGCACCCTCGCTGCTTTCGAGAAAAGCGACATCCCCGACGACTGGCGCGAACTCATGCGGCTGTACATGGTGCGCCGCACGCGCGGCTTCATCATGCAGCACTATGCGCAGCAAGACGAACACGGCAAATACCTGCTCTTCGCCGATGGCCGCAAGTCCTACTTCCCCAAGCGGGTGCCCAAAAGCCTGGGCTTTGCCATCGACGAAACCAACCCCGAAGACCCCTACGCCCGCTTCTACAGCAACACGGTCGTGGGCACCATCAACGATCTCCTGCTGCCACGCTACGGCCTGGGCAATTACATCGCACCCAAACCCAAGACGCCACCCACACCGCAGCAGAACAAGATCATCGATGGACTGTCACGCGCAGGCACGCGGCTCATGGGTTTTTGCCGCACCAACCTGTTCAAGCGACTGGAAAGTGCCGGGCCTGCCTTCATCCTGTCCATCGAGCGGCACATCCTGCGCAACTTCATCGTCCTACACGCCGTCGAGAACGGGCTGGACATTCCGCTGGGCACCCAGGGCGCGGAACTGCTGGACACTCGCCACTACGACGAAGACCCGGACGGTGTACTTGCCGATGAGGAAGGCGACGAGGAAGCTGACACCACCAGCAGCAACGGGCTGCGCACCGAAGCCGACTACCGCACTCGCGCCACCCAAGCCTATGCAGCCTACAGCGGCCCACTGAAAAGCCGCTTCAAGTGGTTGCCCGGCGCGCTGTTCAAGAAAACGTTGGCCAAGGATTTGCTGGCCGACGCCCACGCCCTGCTGGGCGTGTTGCGCACCTGCGGCAACTGGCAACCTCAGGCAGACGCCAAACTTGCCGCCCTGGCCGAACTCATCGAGAAGCAGCACCCCAAGGACAAGCTGCTCATCTTCACCCAGTTCGCCGATACCGCACGCTACCTGAATACGCAACTCGCGGCACGCGGCATGCTGCAAGTGGCCGAAGCCACCGGCCAAAGCGCCGACCCCACAGCCCTGGCCTGGCGCTTCTCGCCGCAGTCCAACGACAAGCGTCAACAGGTCAAGAAGGCCGACGAACTGCGCGTGCTCATCGCCACTGACGTGCTGTCCGAAGGCCAGAACCTGCAAGACGCGCACATCATCGTCAACTACGACCTGCCCTGGGCCATCATTCGCCTGATCCAGCGCGCGGGCCGCGTGGACCGCATCGGCCAGCAGTCCGACACCATCCTCTGCTATTCCTTCGTGCCTGCCGATGGCGTCGAGCGTCTCATCAGGCTGCGCGCTCGCGTCAGGCAGCGCCTGATCGAGAACGCCGAAGTCGTCGGCTCCGACGAAACCTTCTTCGACGACGACAGCGATGACGACGACCGTCTGATCCGCGACCTGTACACCGAGAAGAACGGCATCCTCGACGACGACGGCGACACCGAGGTCGATCTGGCCTCCTACGCCTGGCAGATCTGGAAGAACGCCACCGACGCCGACCCATCGCTCGCCGCCACCATAGAAAGCCTGCCCAACGTGGTCTATGCCACCAAGGCACACACGGCCACGCCCGCCGCACCTCAGGGCGTGCTCGTCTATCTGCGCACCGACCAGGGCAACGACGCACTCGCATGGGTGGACGAAAGCGGCCAGCCCGTCACGCAGTCGCAATTCACCATCCTGAAGGCCGCCGCCTGCGCGGCCGACACCCCTGCCCTGCCGCGCACGGACAACCACCACGCCCTCACCCAGCAGGGCATGGCGCACATCGCCGAAGAAGAGAAATCCACCGGCGGCGCACTGGGCCGGCCCTCCGGCGCGCGCTTCAAGACCTACGAGCGCATCAAGCGCTGGCGCGAGCGACAAGGCAGCACGCGCGACCTGTTCATCACCGAAGACCACATCCGCCGCATCGACAAGGCGCTGGAAGACATCTACCGCTACCCGCTGTACCAAAGCGCCACCGACACGCTCAACCGCCAGCTCAAGGCGGGCATCAACGACCACGACCTGATCGACCTCGTCTTCTCGCTGCGCGAAGACGGTCGCCTGTGCCTGGTGGACGAACAAGACCAGCAACGCGAGCCTCGGCTCATCTGCTCGCTCGGCCTGGCCTGA
- a CDS encoding class 1 fructose-bisphosphatase — protein sequence MSSRISLTRYLVEKQRVDGHIPGQLRLLLEVVARACKRISFEVNKGDLGHVMGSAGSQNVQGEVQKKLDIIANEVLIEANEWGGHLAAMASEEMEGIYVVPNRYPQGEYLLLFDPLDGSSNIDVNVSIGTIFSVLKMPDDASGVSEKDFLQSGRHQVAAGYCVYGPQTTLVLTVGDGVHVFTLDREQGSFVLTQENLRIPEDTKEFAINMSNMRHWDSPVRRYIGECLAGKEGPRGKDFNMRWIASMVADVHRILMRGGVFMYPWDKREPNKPGKLRLMYEANPMSWLVEQAGGAATNGRQRILEVQPTQLHERVSVILGSRNEVERVTQYHLEAGSAT from the coding sequence ATGAGCAGCCGCATTTCCCTCACCCGTTACCTGGTTGAAAAGCAGCGCGTCGACGGCCACATCCCCGGCCAGCTCCGCCTGCTGCTGGAAGTGGTGGCGCGCGCCTGCAAGCGCATCAGCTTCGAGGTCAACAAGGGCGACCTGGGCCACGTCATGGGCAGCGCCGGCAGCCAGAACGTGCAGGGCGAGGTGCAGAAGAAGCTGGACATCATCGCCAACGAGGTGCTGATCGAAGCCAACGAATGGGGCGGCCACCTGGCGGCCATGGCCAGCGAGGAAATGGAAGGCATCTACGTGGTGCCCAACCGCTACCCGCAAGGCGAATACCTGCTGCTGTTCGATCCGCTGGACGGCTCCAGCAACATCGACGTGAACGTCAGCATCGGCACCATCTTCAGCGTGCTGAAGATGCCCGACGACGCCAGCGGCGTGAGTGAAAAAGACTTCCTGCAATCCGGGCGCCACCAGGTCGCGGCTGGCTATTGCGTGTACGGCCCGCAGACCACGCTGGTGCTGACGGTGGGCGACGGCGTGCACGTGTTCACGCTGGACCGCGAGCAAGGCAGCTTCGTGCTCACCCAGGAAAACCTGCGCATTCCTGAAGACACGAAGGAATTCGCCATCAACATGAGCAACATGCGCCACTGGGACAGCCCCGTGCGCCGCTACATCGGCGAATGCCTGGCCGGCAAGGAAGGCCCGCGCGGCAAGGACTTCAACATGCGCTGGATCGCCAGCATGGTGGCCGACGTGCACCGCATCCTGATGCGCGGCGGCGTCTTCATGTACCCATGGGACAAGCGCGAGCCGAACAAGCCCGGCAAGCTGCGCCTGATGTACGAGGCCAACCCCATGAGCTGGCTCGTCGAGCAAGCCGGCGGCGCCGCCACCAACGGCCGCCAGCGCATTCTTGAAGTGCAGCCCACGCAACTGCACGAACGCGTCAGCGTGATCCTGGGCAGCAGGAACGAGGTGGAGCGAGTGACGCAGTACCACCTGGAGGCAGGCTCGGCGACCTGA